AAACGCAGCTTCCAGCGTCTGAAGCCGCTTGAGGAGTTGGTCGTACTCGTAGTCCGAAATGACCGGCGCGTGTTGCTGGTAGTACAGCTCGTCGTGGCGCGCAATTTCGGCGCGCAGCGCCATGATGGCTCGTTGCGCCTCATCGCGCGTCAACGGCCAGTCATTAGAGAACGCAGGTTGTTGGTCGGGCATAGTTTTCGCCCTACTGCGGCGCTTTAGTTGTCGGCCAGCAGTTGGTCAATCGCTTGTTGGAGAGCTTCCTCGGTGAGCGACGTAACGACGAAAATTTCCTGAACGCTGCCGCTGGAGCGTGCTTGAAGCTTGAAGCCGCCGACGATTGGCACTGTTACCCGAATCGTCAGCGGCGTTGGGCGTCCCTTGGCCTGCGCCAGCCGGCCCGGTGTGACGGTCTTGACGCCGGGCACGGCGCACAGGCGTGTCAGAACCGGAATGAGACCAGGAATATGCGTTGAGTGATTCCACACCAAACGTCC
The Chloracidobacterium sp. DNA segment above includes these coding regions:
- a CDS encoding DUF2103 domain-containing protein, which translates into the protein MAKKKTQETTAGRLVWNHSTHIPGLIPVLTRLCAVPGVKTVTPGRLAQAKGRPTPLTIRVTVPIVGGFKLQARSSGSVQEIFVVTSLTEEALQQAIDQLLADN